The segment GCGTGCAGGCTGCAGCGACATCCATCGACTGGGCGAAAACGACCGACTTCTTCGCTTCGCTGACCGATCGAGACGGCGATGCCGCCTATCCGATCAGCACGGCGGTGTTCGCGGTCGTTCAGGTCTCGGGCCGTTCGGAACATCGCTATCGCCGCGTGCACGACCTCTTCCGGCTCGCCTTCGCGCACGGTGCTGATGACGCCGCTGCGCTCGGCTACGTGCCGCTGCCGAAGGCGCTCGTCGCCCGGATCGAGCAATATTGGGCAAGGCAGGAGCCCGTCGGAAACTGAGCGGAAGAACCAGGCTGCTGCTTCGCGCAGCACCTGAACTGAACGTCATATCGCGCCGTGATGGCGGCTTGTTGGGGACTGCGTGACATGGACATCGATATCTTCAAGGACATCCTCGTGCCGGTGATCGGCGGGTTGGGCATTTTCATGCTCGGCCTCGACTTCATGGCCAACGGCATCCAGGCGCTTTCGGTCAACCGGATGCGCGCCTTTCTCGCCAAGGCCGCCGGAACGCCGATCAAGGGCGTGCTGGCAGGAACGCTGATCACCGGCGTCATCCAGTCGTCGACGGCGATGAGCGTCATGGTCGTCGGCCTGGTCAATGCCGGCGTCATCGCGCTTCGACCGGCGATCAGCGTGATCATGGGCGCCAATATCGGCACCACGCTCGGCAACGGGCTCATCGCCCTGCCGCTCGGTCCGCTCGGGCTGATCCTGGCCGGCGTGTTCTCGCTGATCTACTGCTTTGCCAAAAGTGAGAAGGTCAAGAACATAGCGCTTGCCGGCATGGGCTTCGCGCTGATCTTCTATGGGCTCAACCTGATGACTGGCGGCCTGCGCCCGCTGCGCAACCTGCCCGAAGTCATGGCCCTGCTGCAAACGCTGACGGCCGACTCTTACCTCAACCTGCTCAAATGCGTGTTCATCGCCGCCGGCGTGACCGCCATGATCCATTCGTCCTCGGCGACGATCGGCATTGTCATGGGCCTTGGTGCCGCCGGCATCCTCGACTGGACGACGGCCGTCGCCTTCTCGCTCGGCGCCGATCTCGGCACCACGATCACCTCGTGGATGGCTTCGCTCAATCTTTCGAAGAACGCCAAGCGCACCGCTTACGCGCACATCTCGTTCAACATCATCGGCGTGTGCATCACCATCCCGCTGTTCTTCGTCTCCATGCAGGTCCTGGAATGGGCCATGCAGTTCTTCGGCGGCGATCCCGCCATTCCGGTGATCGTCGACGGCAAGGAAACCTTTCCCCTGGTGCCAGTCGCGGTCGGCCTCTACTCGACCTTCTTCAACGTCTTCAACACGCTGTTGCTGTTTCCGTTTATCGGGGTGTTCGAGCGGGTCCTGTCGCGTGTCGGTCACACCGATGCCGAGGACACGGAAGATTTCTCGACGCCGCGATTCCTCGATCGCAAGCTGGCCGGCGATTTTGCCAAGGCCGTTCCCGCCGTCCAGCAGGAGACGGCCCGCCATCTGCAAGCCGGCGCCATGTTCCTCGACATCGCCCGCTCGTCGAAGAAGGCGCCGTCGGATCCGGGCGAGCACTATCTCGCAACCGATATCCTCAGCCGCGACATCCGCGCCTACACTGCCGAATTGATGAAGGAAGACCTGCCCTACGACCAGCTCGACCTGATCGCCAGCCTGATCGAGGAAGCCGACTTCACCGCCGCCCTGACGGAATCGATGCATCAGGTGGCGCGCCGCGTCAGGCGCGAGAAGTTCAGCAGTCCGGCGCAGGCCATCGTCGACGTCGCGCTGAGCAAGCTCGATGCCTCGCTGCGGCAGATCTTGCCGACTTACGGCATCTCCGACCCGAAGGTGCCGGCCGGACATGTCAATCTGCCGGAGGTCGAGGAACTGCGTGCCCGCACGCTGGCGCTCGGACCCAATGCAGGCGCGGCCGAACGCGGAACGATCCTGGCGTTGCTCGGGTCGATCGAGCGCGCGGAAATCCTGATCCATCGCATCGATGCCGAGCGCAAGTCGGTCAACCGGCAAAGCGTGCTCGCCCGGGCGTCGGCACGCAAGGAAACCAGGCCGCACGCGATGGGCGATCCCGGCCTCAGCCCGGTCCCGGCGGAGTAGCGGGGCGCCGATCTTCCTTCTCCCCTTGTGGGAGAAGGTGGCCTCGCCCACGGGTCTTGCCTCCGGCAAGCCCGAGGACAGGCCCCGCGAGGCCGGATGAGGCGTGTTCCAGCTTGCTAACACCCCGCATCCAAGTCGAAAGCTGCCGCACGGCGACAGAATCATCAGCGCCTCATTTCTTCCAACACCCCTCTTCCGT is part of the Mesorhizobium sp. L-2-11 genome and harbors:
- a CDS encoding Na/Pi cotransporter family protein, with the translated sequence MDIDIFKDILVPVIGGLGIFMLGLDFMANGIQALSVNRMRAFLAKAAGTPIKGVLAGTLITGVIQSSTAMSVMVVGLVNAGVIALRPAISVIMGANIGTTLGNGLIALPLGPLGLILAGVFSLIYCFAKSEKVKNIALAGMGFALIFYGLNLMTGGLRPLRNLPEVMALLQTLTADSYLNLLKCVFIAAGVTAMIHSSSATIGIVMGLGAAGILDWTTAVAFSLGADLGTTITSWMASLNLSKNAKRTAYAHISFNIIGVCITIPLFFVSMQVLEWAMQFFGGDPAIPVIVDGKETFPLVPVAVGLYSTFFNVFNTLLLFPFIGVFERVLSRVGHTDAEDTEDFSTPRFLDRKLAGDFAKAVPAVQQETARHLQAGAMFLDIARSSKKAPSDPGEHYLATDILSRDIRAYTAELMKEDLPYDQLDLIASLIEEADFTAALTESMHQVARRVRREKFSSPAQAIVDVALSKLDASLRQILPTYGISDPKVPAGHVNLPEVEELRARTLALGPNAGAAERGTILALLGSIERAEILIHRIDAERKSVNRQSVLARASARKETRPHAMGDPGLSPVPAE